From a single Paenibacillus sp. FSL W8-0426 genomic region:
- a CDS encoding trypsin-like peptidase domain-containing protein yields MGLFGDDFYSTKVSRRAEPVQKGKLQILRPGGRDRWQNPRRSRSRSGFGSTVKVAVISSVISSVVTVMLYSFISQPTAVPLSNVIGSGSGGSVQAAQAADPYDRIIQAAAKVRPSVVSIVNHKTGSSLSMEESALGSGVIFKKEDGKAFIMTNHHVIEGSSDLEIVTVDGETHKAKLVGQDRVSDIAVLSADAEGLGPAAEIGDSSKLQRGQTVLAIGNPLGLGGTLTSGIVSYTDRILPVSINQDGVYDWEQNVIQTDAAINEGNSGGALVDLNGKVVGINTMKISDTGVEGLGFAIPMNEVMKTVDALLLHGKVTRPYLGVYTVDLSNPYAPLDDEQRKDLKLPSHVDSGVVVLEASGPAAEAGLKLNDVITEFDGQPITSTLDLRKYLYDKKKIGDTLEVTFYRDGKVEKVSVTLADKPE; encoded by the coding sequence ATGGGATTGTTTGGAGACGACTTTTATTCAACCAAGGTATCAAGACGCGCCGAGCCTGTACAGAAAGGCAAGCTTCAGATTCTCCGCCCCGGTGGGCGCGATCGCTGGCAGAACCCGCGCAGATCGCGTTCCCGCTCCGGATTCGGTTCGACCGTCAAAGTGGCTGTCATCAGTTCGGTGATTAGCTCGGTCGTGACGGTGATGCTTTACAGCTTCATTTCGCAGCCGACAGCAGTCCCGTTGTCCAACGTCATTGGCAGCGGAAGCGGAGGCTCGGTTCAAGCGGCGCAAGCAGCCGATCCGTATGACCGGATTATCCAGGCGGCTGCGAAGGTCCGTCCTTCCGTCGTCAGCATCGTCAATCACAAAACGGGCAGCAGTCTGTCGATGGAGGAGTCCGCGCTCGGTTCCGGGGTTATCTTCAAGAAGGAAGACGGCAAAGCCTTCATCATGACCAACCATCACGTTATTGAAGGTTCCAGCGACTTGGAAATTGTGACGGTAGATGGCGAAACGCACAAAGCCAAACTGGTCGGTCAGGACAGGGTGAGCGATATTGCCGTGCTGTCTGCGGATGCGGAAGGGCTTGGCCCGGCAGCCGAGATCGGCGATTCGAGCAAGCTGCAGCGCGGGCAAACGGTGCTGGCCATCGGTAATCCGCTCGGACTGGGAGGTACGTTGACCTCCGGCATCGTCAGTTACACGGATCGCATTCTGCCGGTGTCGATCAACCAGGATGGCGTGTACGATTGGGAGCAAAACGTCATTCAGACGGATGCGGCGATCAATGAAGGGAACAGCGGCGGTGCGCTGGTGGACCTGAACGGCAAGGTCGTCGGCATCAATACGATGAAAATTTCGGATACGGGCGTAGAGGGGCTTGGATTTGCGATCCCGATGAATGAAGTGATGAAAACGGTGGATGCCCTCCTGCTGCACGGCAAGGTAACGCGTCCATATTTGGGCGTGTACACCGTTGATCTTAGCAACCCGTACGCTCCGCTCGACGATGAGCAGCGCAAGGATTTGAAGCTGCCTTCGCATGTAGACAGCGGGGTGGTTGTGCTGGAGGCATCCGGTCCGGCTGCCGAAGCCGGCCTGAAGCTGAACGACGTCATTACGGAATTTGACGGGCAACCGATTACCTCTACGCTGGATCTGCGGAAGTACTTGTACGACAAAAAGAAAATCGGCGATACGCTGGAAGTGACGTTCTACCGCGATGGCAAAGTGGAAAAGGTCAGCGTAACGCTGGCAGATAAACCGGAGTAA
- a CDS encoding MBL fold metallo-hydrolase, with translation MGIYFTVLSSGSTGNATVIQHGGTSLMIDAGLSAKRLEALFLEREISGAELDGILVTHEHSDHIKGLGAISRKYNLPIYANTNTWKALEKSVGAIPEENRRIFETGENKDFGSLRVESFGISHDAAEPVGYTFDDGSEKLAVATDLGYMSDKVRDAIADSDVLVLEANHDVELLRMGRYPWNTKRRILSDIGHLSNEAAGAALSELMNGRLKRTYLAHLSLDHNMIDLARMSVRDAMESRGCFYKDHEFRLCDTYYDRPTPWDRVGQP, from the coding sequence ATGGGGATATATTTTACCGTGTTGTCCAGCGGTTCGACGGGAAATGCAACAGTCATCCAACATGGGGGAACCTCGTTGATGATCGATGCTGGGCTCAGTGCGAAGCGGCTGGAGGCACTGTTTCTGGAACGGGAGATTTCGGGAGCGGAGCTGGACGGAATTTTGGTCACGCACGAACATTCGGATCATATTAAAGGACTAGGCGCGATCTCCCGCAAATATAATTTACCAATCTATGCGAACACGAACACGTGGAAAGCGCTGGAGAAATCGGTCGGAGCCATTCCGGAGGAAAACCGGCGTATTTTCGAGACGGGGGAGAACAAGGATTTCGGTTCCTTGCGCGTCGAATCGTTCGGCATCTCCCATGATGCCGCAGAGCCGGTCGGCTATACGTTCGATGACGGCAGCGAGAAGCTGGCGGTGGCGACCGACCTCGGCTATATGAGCGATAAGGTGCGCGACGCGATTGCAGATTCGGATGTGCTCGTTCTGGAGGCGAATCACGACGTGGAGCTGCTGCGCATGGGACGTTATCCGTGGAATACGAAGCGTCGCATTCTGAGCGATATCGGGCACCTCTCGAACGAGGCGGCAGGAGCGGCGCTCAGCGAGCTGATGAACGGGCGCCTCAAGCGCACCTATCTGGCGCACCTTAGCTTGGACCATAATATGATCGATTTGGCCAGAATGTCGGTGCGCGATGCCATGGAGAGCCGCGGTTGCTTTTATAAGGACCATGAGTTCAGGCTGTGCGACACGTATTACGACCGACCTACGCCATGGGATAGGGTGGGTCAGCCATAA
- a CDS encoding CxxH/CxxC protein gives MYVVCKEHVDIAIDKFVDEYEDAPDIVDLKETEFADWDPPAKCSECEQHAEFLVV, from the coding sequence ATGTACGTTGTATGCAAAGAACACGTGGACATCGCCATTGACAAGTTCGTCGATGAGTATGAGGACGCTCCGGATATCGTTGATCTGAAGGAGACGGAATTTGCCGACTGGGACCCGCCTGCCAAATGTTCCGAATGCGAACAGCACGCGGAATTCCTCGTCGTTTAG